The proteins below come from a single Tigriopus californicus strain San Diego chromosome 3, Tcal_SD_v2.1, whole genome shotgun sequence genomic window:
- the LOC131877922 gene encoding myogenic factor 6-like — MVEATSSTSSSPSSTTSSGDHLNHQYGYLPPSSNAPINHTHCLMWACKVCKRRNVRMDRRYAATLRERKRLRKVNEAFEILRQQTSSVPNQRLPKVEILRNAICYIESLESILAQSEEDPQSSENDSRSRIVKRQSPDSTNNILPQYPEPQNNIKTGNCNHQDEANIPGSTSLEHLNSIVEKIPMKDQIRSG, encoded by the exons ATGGTTGAGGCCACATCGTCGACCTCGTCAAGTCCATCCTCAACAACTTCGTCCGGAGATCATTTAAATCATCAGTATGGATATCTCCCTCCATCCTCAAACGCCCCTATCAACCACACCCATTGTCTTATGTGGGCGTGCAAAGTGtgcaaaagaagaaatgtgcGAATGGATCGACGATATGCGGCCACATTAAGAGAGCGGAAAAGGTTGAGAAAA GTGAATGAAGCCTTTGAGATCCTGAGACAACAAACATCCAGTGTGCCCAATCAACGTTTACCAAAAGTGGAGATCCTTCGGAATGCAATATGTTACATCGAATCGTTGGAATCCATCCTCGCTCAGAGCGAGGAGGATCCTCAAAGTTCAGAAAATGATTCGAGATCCAGGATAGTCAAACGCCAA TCTCCTGACAGTACAAACAACATTCTACCACAATATCCTGAGCCTCAAAACAACATCAAGACTGGTAATTGCAATCACCAGG ATGAAGCAAATATCCCTGGTTCAACGAGTTTGGAACATTTAAACAGTATCGTCGAGAAGATCCCCATGAAGGACCAAATCCGTTCTGGATGA